A genomic segment from Triticum dicoccoides isolate Atlit2015 ecotype Zavitan chromosome 1A, WEW_v2.0, whole genome shotgun sequence encodes:
- the LOC119366964 gene encoding uncharacterized protein LOC119366964, with translation MSAAAGGLRQLLTAAVTAGAAEARAAIFGHAVNPLGKRAATKLLRKKLIGEHVAQWYPDDIKRDDPEVMAREEKERLAKLEMLKRRGKGPPKKGQGRRAIKRNK, from the exons ATGAGCGCGGCGGCGGGCGGGCTTCGTCAGCTGCTGACGGCGGCggtgacggcgggggcggcggaggCGCGCGCCGCGATTTTCGGGCACGCGGTGAACCCGTTGGGGAAGCGCGCGGCGACGAAGCTGCTGCGGAAGAAGCTCATCGGCGAGCATGTCGCGCAGTGGTACCCCGACGACATCAAGCGCGACGACCCCGAAGTCATGGCGCGCGAGGAGAAAGA GCGTCTTGCGAAGCTGGAAATGCTCAAGCGTCGTGGGAAGGGTCCGCCGAAGAAGGGCCAGGGAAGGCGTGCGATCAAGAGAAACAAATAA